The nucleotide window CATGCGCGAACGCACGTTCGCGGGAACGGCGGGACTTCTCCCCTGGTGGGGGAGGTCCGTCGTGCTCGCGGCGATGTTGGTGGCAATCGCGCTCAGCCCCGGGAATGACCGTGCCTTCCTCTACTTCCAGTTCTGAGGTCGGTGGGCCGTGGGGGCGCACGTGGCTCCTGGCGGTCGTCCTGGCGGCGCTCGTCTTGGGTGGCGCCGAACAGCAGTGGCGCGCGCGCGGGTTTACAGTCGCGGTCAGCGACTCCGCGCGACTGTGGAGTGCGCAGCGACGTCGGGCCGACGGCGTCGAGCAGCCGGGCAGCGTGATCGTGGGCGCGTCGCGGGCGCAGTACGGGTTCGATCTGGACGTGTTTGCCGACGAGACCGGTTGGCCCGCGCCGATCCAACTGGCTCTCCAAGGGCGCTCGCCGCTTCCCGTGCTCGAAGATCTCGCGGCGGACGCGTCCTTCTCGGGGCTCGTGATTGTCGAGGTGACGGAACGAATCCTCTTCCAATGGACGCGGCAGCGTGAGGCACGCGCGCGGCGGCGTGTGGAGGAGAGCCACGCGCTCGCGGCGAGCCAGACCGAGACGTTCGAGGCATGGATCGACGGTGCCGTCGGTGGCCATCTCGCGTTCCGTAATCCGGAGTTGTCTTTCGATCGAATGCTCGGCCTCGCTCACGGCGGCTTCGCGCTCGTGCCGCGGGAGCGGTGGGTTCTTCCCGACCGGTCCGCGAAGATGGACTTCTCGCGCGCTCGCGCCGCCATTCTGGAGAATCGCTGGGTGCGACGGTTGGCCGCGGAGGAGCCGCCCGGAGCCGTCGTCCGGGGGCGGATCCTCGACGAGGTTGCGAAGGCTGTGGAAGCGATTCGCGCGCGAGGCGGAGAGGTCGTCCTGGTCCGGATGCCGGGAAGTGGAGCGCTGGCGGCGATGGAGGAGCAGAAGTTTCCGCGCGAGAGCTTCTGGGAAGTGCTTGTGCGGCGCGTCGGTGGTCCCGCGATCCACTTCGAGGACTACGAGGAGCTACGGTCGATCGCCACGCCGGACGGCTCGCACATCGACTTTCGCGACGCGCCGGAGTTCACGCGGGCGCTTGCGCGAGTGCTGCAACGGCAGCTCGCCGGGCCGAGCTGAGCCGGGCCTATACGGTTGCGGCTTCGCTGAACGAGGCGTGCAGCTCGGCGAATGACGCCCCGAGGGCGTAGCCGAACTTCTCGATGTCGGGGACGAGCTTCGCATCCGACGTCATGCACCAGCAGACCTGGCCGTCGTAGCTCATCAGCCCCACGGGGATTCCGGCGCGCGCTCGATCCCGTCTCTCGGTGCTTCCCGGATGCTGCCGAACTGATCGCGGATGGTGTCGAACAACAGGTCCGACGACGATCGATTCAACGTGCGGTACGACGTTCGCCACACTTGGCTTCCGCGTCTCGGTGATGACGCGAAGTTGAAGGCGCTCGTCGGGCGCATCATGTCTCAGCGATTGGACCGAAATCGTCCGCTCTGGGAGTTGTGGATCGTCGAGGGGCTCCCGAACGGCCAGTGGGCGATGGTCACCCAAACGCATCACTGCATGATCGACGGCGTCTCGGGCGTCGACATCTCGACCGTCCTGATGCTGGTCGAGCCCGACGATTCGATCGAGGAGGCGCCCCCGTGGCGTCCGCGCAAAGCGCCGAGTGGTCTCACCCTGTTGACGGACGAAGCGAAGCGCGGCCTGCGGGCACCGTTGGACCTCTACGTGGGATCGATCGGCAGTGACTGGATCGCCCGGTGCCGGCTCGCCGAGGCCCAGCCGGAGTCAGTTCCCGGAGGCGGTTGAACCCGCGGTTTCGGCGGCAAGCGGGACTCGGAACCAGAAGGTGCTGCCGGCGCCCGGAGCGCTCTCGAAGCCGACCTCG belongs to Candidatus Binatia bacterium and includes:
- a CDS encoding wax ester/triacylglycerol synthase family O-acyltransferase; the encoded protein is MSNNRSDDDRFNVRYDVRHTWLPRLGDDAKLKALVGRIMSQRLDRNRPLWELWIVEGLPNGQWAMVTQTHHCMIDGVSGVDISTVLMLVEPDDSIEEAPPWRPRKAPSGLTLLTDEAKRGLRAPLDLYVGSIGSDWIARCRLAEAQPESVPGGG